In the Symphalangus syndactylus isolate Jambi chromosome 17, NHGRI_mSymSyn1-v2.1_pri, whole genome shotgun sequence genome, CCCTCAGTCCTTGCAACAACCAAAACCGCCACCCCCACAAATTTCTCGGACACCCCCAGGGTTTAAGGGGACATGGGAAGGATTTTTCAGAGGGAGGAATTTATGTGTAGAAATGCTCTCGGAGGTGCAAAAGGagatgactggttttgaaatgtctCCACAGGAATTAAGATTGATCAGACTTGCAGATGTTTGGACAGATGGGTGGTTGAAGGATGGCTGCTCTGCAACTGAGAAAGGGGAGGTCACCATATTCAAATGACCAACTTCTTCATCCTGGAGAGTTCCCGTGCCAGGAGTTAGAAGGAGATTGAAATCTAGATTCTTGGGTTCCTGATCCATTGTGTGACATCCAAGACATCCACTTACGTCTGCCTTCTCAGACAAAAGCCTTcgtgttatcttcattttacacatAGGACAACTAGATTAGTctgccagggctgccataacaaagtgccagAGACTGGGTGGTCTAAACGACAGGTATTTATatctcatgattctggaggccagaagtccaagatcgaggtgtcagcagggttggtttcttctgaggcctctctccttgaccttcttctccctgtgtcttgacacagtcttccctctgtgtgcatctgtgtcctaatctcctctgcttataaggacaccagtcagtaAAGTAGGGCCCGCCCTAATAACcccattttaccttaattatctctttaaagaccctctctccaaatatagtcaAATTCTAAAGTACTAGGAGTTACgcctccaacatatgaatttgaagggGACACAATTTCAGCCCATAACAACAGAGAGTTAAATGAGAAGACCATGTCTAGGGGAGCACAATGGATCAGGAACCCAAGAGCCTAGATTTCAGCTCCGTCACTAACTGGGGAATCTTAGGACAAGTCCTTTCACCTCTTGGGCCTCAAGAGGCTCATCTGTAAAGTAAGGCTTAATGAAGGCTTTTCCAGGGCTGGAAGTCAGAGTATGTAACACTAGAAGGCATGGGTGGGCCACGGTGCAAGCTTGGAGTGAGATCCTGGAGGGCCCCATTGGATCAGCCATTAAGCTTTTAGATGCTGGACACAGAGGAAGTACTAAGAGTCCCAGGTACATGGGACAGGGTGGTTGAGGGGCTACTGAGGGGACCTCGAATACTGGCTATTCATTAACCAACCATTGTggatatatttcaatttttttaaaaaaattttaatgttagagggaaagtctcgctatgttgcccaggctggtctcaaactcctgggctcaagtgatcctcccacctcagcctgtcaaagtgctgggattacaggcctgagccattgcacctgacctgaaatatttcaatatttttaacaaCCAGTTGGACCATACTGGTGCATATCAAAAGGCCATGCTGGGCCTGATTTTGGACCCTGGAGACGAGGGGTAGGGAATGACCTGAGGCTTCTCAGTCTCCAGCTACCGTAAAGACCCTCCCTTCGCCAGCTTGGtggctcaaatctgtaatcccaacactttaggaggctaaggcaggagatcccttgaggccaagagttcaagaccagcctgggcaacatagcaaggccccgtctctactaatatagatagataaaattatatctatatatataattttattttgagacagggtctccctctgtcactcaggctggagtgcaatttggtgtgagctcagctcactgcatcctccacctcctgggttcaagcaattctcctgcctcagcctcctgagtagctgggattacaggcatgtgccaacacacagctggctaatttttggatttttagtagagaaggagtttcaccatgttggccaggctagtctggaactcctgacctcaagtgatctgcctgcctcagccccccaaagtgctgggattacgggcgagagccaccgtgcccagcctaatttaatttaatttaaaaataaaataaaattaaagactcTCCCTTTTGCTCCCCACGCAGGCCAAGCTGATCGTCCCCAACAGCACGGCGGGCCTGATTATCGGCAAGGGGGGCGCAACGGTGAAAGCCGTGATGGAACAGTCAGGAGCGTGGGTGCAGCTGTCCCAGAAGCCGGAGGGCATCAACCTGCAGGAGCGCGTGGTGACGGTCAGCGGCGAGCCCGAGCAGGTGCACAAGGCCGTGAGCGCCATCGTGCAGAAGGTACAAGAAGACCCCCAGAGCAGCAGCTGCCTCAACATCAGCTACGCCAACGTGGCAGGCCCCGTGGCCAACTCCAACCCCACCGGCTCTCCGTACGCCAGCCCCGCGGATGTGCTGCCAGCCGCGGCCGCAGCGTCGGCCGCCGCCGCCTCCGGCCTGCTGGGCCCCGCCGGGCTGGCTGGCGTGGGGGCCTTTCCCGCTGCGCTGCCCGCCTTCTCAGGCACCGACCTGCTGGCCATCAGCACGGCGCTTAACACGCTGGCCAGTTATGGCTACAACACCAACTCCCTGGGCCTGGGCCTCAACTCGGCCGCAGCCTCCGGCGTCCTGGCCGCCGTGGCCGCCGGGGCCAACccagcagccgccgccgccgccaacCTCCTGGCATCCTACGCGGGCGAGGCTGGGGCCGGGCCAGCCGGAGGGGCcgccccgccgccgcccccgcctCCCGGAGCCCTGGGGTCTTTTGCGTTGGCCGCAGCCGCTAACGGCTACCTCGGGGCCGGGGCGGGCGGCGGGGCGGGCGGAGGGGGCGGCCCGCTGGTGGCCGCTGCAGCCGCGGCCGGGGCGGCCGGGGGCTTCCTGACAGCGGAGAAGCTGGCGGCTGAGAGTGCCAAGGAGCTGGTGGAGATTGCGGTGCCTGAGAACCTGGTGGGAGCCATCCTGGGGAAGGGGGGCAAGACGTTGGTGGAGTACCAGGAGCTGACGGGCGCTCGCATCCAGATCTCCAAGAAGGGCGAGTTCCTGCCAGGCACGCGGAACCGGCGGGTCACCATCACGGGCAGCCCCGCGGCCACGCAAGCCGCTCAATACCTCATCAGTCAGCGGGTCACCTACGAGCAGGGAGTGAGGGCCTCAAACCCCCAGAAAGTGGGATGAGGCCTGTGGTGTGTGCTCccacccttctctctcctcccatctcctcctcttccctctcctcctccccgcccccccaactcctgacctcagcttgGTGCAGTCCTGCTCCTCTTGGGATGGGGCTGGGGTAGGCCCGACTGCACCCTCCCCTTCTGGTAGTCATAGGCAGGATTGAGTGACGGTTGGGAAGGGGGCTCagaagccccctccccagcccggAACTgaccccctccttcctccctccctgtgcTTGGCTGGGCCTGACCCTTTCTGTCCCAGGGCCCAGGTCTGTGTGATATCTGTATATATTGCATTTTGTTGATTTTAATAGAAAACAAAgcgttattttctctttctttccctcctttttttttttctttttttggtaaggattttttccccctttataagtttttgtttccatatgggaggaggggagggagcctCTGGGTCACCCAGAATGAGGGGCCTTCCCAAAACACAACACCCCACCTCTCTGCTTTCAGTTCTAGATCTGAGGGAAGCCATGGGAGTAGAGGTAGCAGAGGCGTCTGAGCTGAAATGGGGCATTTGGAGCAGGGACCCCAGAgttcccagatcttctcagctaCTCTCCTCCCACTGGAGCTGTCCTTCCTAGGTGGGAATGTTCACTCTTTTGTTTTCAGGTTGTATGGGGGGGCAGGGACAGTGCTGCTGGGAAGGATGCCAGCTCTGGGATTGGGCCAGTCCTGTGGGCAAGACTTGCAAGAGGCTGGATCAGCTTGGTGTGGTATCTCTGATGGCTTAGAGTAATAGCAATGAGGGTCTCTGTTGTGATATCACTGAGTACTTTCTGGGGTGCTTCTGGGCACCCCTTATGATGTCACAGGAAGCAGTTCCCCAGAGGTTACTTCCTGTGAACATAAGAGAGCAGGTACTTCCTGTGATGTCTCAGGAACCTTCCTTGAAGATCACTTTGGTGATATCATGGGAAGATGTACTTCCGGTGGTGCCTAGAGGTCACGTCCTGTGATGTCATTAGGCTGAAGCATGTACTTCCTGTATTGGACAGTGACCAGTCTCTGACCTGCCTTCTCCCTCCACACCCTTCTTTGGTGGGTGTTGGCCTGGGGGTCTTCCTAGGAAGAGAATAAGGCACGGGATTTGGATCCAATCTGAGGACTCTAACGGAAAAAAACCAGTATTGTCAGGGTCATCTCCATTCAAACACGTCAAGTCTGCGAACTCACCCTGGAGGGAGGGGTGGGAGATGGACCTAGTGCGAACTACTGTTAAAGacctcccttcccacccctgccttttgtgtgcatgcctgtgtctgCGTGGCTTTGTTTCATTGAATCGGGTGAGCCAAATGTGTGGTGGCTCTGTCAGGCCAGTATGGCCAGGTGTAGAGTTCAGTGAGCCATAGTAGGGTCCCTTGGGCCAGAATGCTTCGTGTGGTCTGATGGGTTAGATTGGTTTGGTGGCTTCCAGCAAGCTGGCATACTTTGGTGATGTCTGATGGATCAGAATGTTTTGGTGTGCTCACCAGGGGCTCTGGAGAACTAGAATGTTCTGATGGAGTCTGACAAGCCAGGCGGCCTTGAGAGTTGGTTTAGGAGTGGCTCCCTGAGTGCTGTGGCTGTGGTCAGCTCTAAGGACCTGTTGGCAGACTGAGATTTCAGGGCCTGACAACCGTATAGACTAGGACAGCTGAGACCTCCCTCTACCCCCACCCATCTCCCCCTCTTCCTTGGAGACCACCTCCACTTTCGCCAACCCAAAGCAGGGCGCCCAGTGCCCTGGTTCCATCATCAGCATctctgggggaggggcgccccaTGCCCACCCTCTCCTCCATTTGTCCCCCTCCTAGGTCTTCCAAACCCTTCTCTTCTCTATGGCTTTGGGGGAAATCCAGCCTCCTTGTCTGTCTCCtaaaaaaggagggaagaaaagccACAGAGACAATTCCTGCCCCTAAAGCCTAGGAGATCCCTCTCCCTTGCTAGAGAGCCACCCCCAAATCAAAATGTGAAAATCCCGAGAAAGCAATAGCCTTCGAGGTACCTTGCACTGAATTTCCCACACCAGCCCTTCCACCCGATGGGAGGCTGTAACTTGGGCACCGGGATGACGTTTTCCATGCCCTTGTCATCTCCAGGGTGGGGGACAGGCCCCACttccctcccctatcccccacTTCCCATTGTTGTTGCCCCACCCCTAATCTCCAGACTGAACCCAGATGGAGATCTGAGTGCCAAAACAATTCTTGATGTAACTTTGTACATATCTTCTACTACCGTTGGGGGCTCTTGGGGTTAGAGGTGGGGGCGGCTCTGTGGGCCATTGCTCCCCTCCGCCTCTCAAAAGACCTTACAGTATTTCACAGTATCTCTACCCGCACGCGAGTATTACAGTATCTAGCTGGAATATCCCCCTACAGCCCCGCAGGCCTCTATGAGGAGGGGAAGGAGCCAGGGAGAGGTGAAGTAAGGTCTGGGACTGGGGAGGTGGGATCTGAATGAGCTCATTTGCATATCATTTGCATCCTCCGCTTGGCAGCCACTTTCTACAAACCCATTCCCTGGAGTCTGGGTCCCAATCAGCCAGGTCCAGGACTGCTCTCACACAGACACATCTCCGGAGGCTGGGCCTCCTGAAAAGTGTTTGCTTGGGGTGTCTGTGTAACAACCCCCCCCATTCATATTTCTTGGGGACCCCCTACCCAGCCAGCCAGGGTGATCTGAAAGGTATACTTTGCTAGCTCAGTGAGCTAGTTCACTCACCATGTTGGTGAGCGGAGAGCCACACACCTTTCCCCATTTTATCCTGGGAATCTCACTCCACCATCTTTGCCATCTCTTGAAAGTCCCTTCTGCAATCTGACCTCAATCTTTTGTGCTGCAGTTTGTCCAGAGGGGACACAGATGTGGGGTCAGGGATGAGGATTATTGAAAAACctatcacctctttttttttccccatctcccTATTAGCCAATCCGATCTCAGAGTCTCTGAGTGGCCTCCTTGCACCCTTCTCTTCAGCAcccagtaggtgcttaataagtgtttgcTGCATTGAATTATCTCCCTATTGCTTCTCATTTGCCCTCTAGCTTCCCATACCTTCTCCAAGtgtcttcctccctttctttgtcTGGCCCCCTATGACTTTCTATTGTTTTTCCCTCCGTGTGGTTTCCACTGTTTTCCGTCCTGTCTGTATCTTAGTCTTTGtctgtcttcctcctctcctcaagtGTCTCAACTCTCTCTCCCCAatttccccatttaaaaaaaaaaaagtgccaaacTTCCTTGGAACTGAGCCGCTCTGGGGGGAGAGGACCTTGGATAGAGGGGAGGAAATGGGACCATTTCTCTTTGAGGAGGTCCCTAAGAGGCGTTGAAAAAGTGTGGACATGGAGCTAAATTGGGTCCCCCTTCCACAGCCCTCCCACCCTGAGTTTTTCTTAGAatctttgtaagaaaaaaaaaaaaagaaaaaagctctcCTTTTCAACTTACCCCTATCCTTTTGGATCCCCCCAAATTCCACCAGCCAAGGAGAATCCCACTTGCCAACTTCCTGGCAAATCTATGGAAATTGGGGATGAGGAGACAAGCTCAACTCCTCCTCTGCTAGCCCAAGGGGCGGTACCAATTGGATTCAAGAGAAGGACCTCAAAGCACCTATGAGAAGAGGGGGTTCGATGTGCCAAATTAACCTCCTTCATCCCCCATCTCAGGGGGCTCTGAGCCAACCTGCCCAGCCACCTTCTTCTGCCCCATCCCAGACATCTCTACATGGGCAAGGAGACTTCACTGCAATAATTAGTATGGGTGGTGATCAGAAGACAATGATTTTGCCATTTCTATCTACCCTAACGCCCACCCTGGACTTGTAGATGGGCATTATGGGTATCCCAAGTGGATGTTGATAAAAGCCGACCTATAGATGGTTGGGGACCTCTATTTGGAACACTAGGGTGCCGCTTATCTCCGAGGTGTATTTCCTCTCCCCTCTGGACCACCAAATCCTTCAATATCCCCTCGTTCTGTTTCTCCTCCCTGTTCCTCCATCCCACATCCTCCTTCTTACTTTGTTTTGATTGGTGGCCAATAGTTTGGAAAATGAGAGGAGTCCCCCTGAATGGATGATTGCTGTTTCAGGACCGGGATTAGAGGCTGTGATAGACTGTGCAGTGGCAAAGTATTAACAAGAGTGGCGATGAGGATGGCAGTTGGGGCGTCCAGGCTGCTGACTGAGTGCCCGCCTGTCGGTACAGCCAGCCAGGCCTTTGACAAGCACCTGCCTGGAACCCGGGCTGGCTGTCCTGAAAGCCTGGACTGGATGTCACGATGGGGAGAACGGGATCGCGATACCCAAGTTGGGGCACAGGCGGGCCAGGGACACTGGTTTACTGGGGTGACAACACCCAGCCCTGCTATCGCGATCCCTTTGCACTGTGGTCAGCTGTCTCCACGCCGTGGTTGGAGAGGGCTTCTCTCCGGGCGCCGCTGCTCGTGTATATGGTCCGTCTTAGTGTCCCCCGCAAGTTGCACTGGAGATTGCTGGGTGGCAgggagggaaatgggaaaagaatcTGTGGGGTCATGGTGGTGAAGACTGCTGGTTTTTAATCCCTTCTCAACCAGTCCAGGACACTTGTCTCCCAGAGATAACTGGGGGGGACTGCCTaaccccccctcccccacccctttcCCTACCCCACCTCTCCCCCCAAAACCACCAACCTCTCATCTTCTAAGTGACTCCATCACCACCGGCCACCGGGACCTGCGGCCTCATTGCTCCAGCCCGCCCCACTCGACCGTCAGACTCGCTCATCGAACTCTTTTTGATTAACCCTTTCTGTGTTCATCCCACGGAAAACTGTGTGTCCagcaggggggaggggggaggctaGGGGCAGTTGCTACCTTTCCTCCATCTCCTCCCACCACCCATGCCTCCCCACCCGCACCCCATCCCATGCCCACCCCCATCCCTCACCCCTAGGGTCTGCCCCACCCTGGGGATTGAGATCCTCTATAAATATCTATGCTATTTGGCTTTGTCCCTTTAAAAGGCGGGTCCAGGGGCGTGGCCTCCCTCAAATGGAGCACTCACTCTGACCCCCTCCTTCCTGTGCCCCCCACACACTCCCCACGCCTTCATTGTAAATAGTCACTTTTGTACTGGGTTTGAGCCAGGGGGACGTGgggagtcatttttttttttctttatgttggcATCTCAGGCCACTGGAGGCATGGCCCACATCCCGGGTCGATTTGGGAGAATTTTAAGGTATGTCCTCTCACCTGCCCCCATCGCTAAGGATTTCAAGCTATCAGTATCACTCTAGAGGGATGCGGTGCATAGATTCCCCggcagggaggtgggagaggTGTGGAAAGGTGTAGTCTGGAAGGATGCCTCCGTTTTCCCCTTCTGTGAAATGGATTCATCCTCCAATTTCCCTGAGGAGCCTCAGCGAGATAATGGTGGAGTCAGAGGAGCTAGACCCTCTCTTCCCCCTTTCTCTGTTGGAGACAGGGTAGGAGGAGAATGGGGGGCGGGGGAGGCTGTAGGGCCATCTTTGGAGAACCGATTGCTAAATCCTTCTTAGGACCTTAAGGTAGCCTCCTCTCCAGGCTTGTTCTCCCTCTTGGAATATGGGGAGGACTGGAGGACCTCTAAGGTCCCTTGGTTCCCCCCAGTCCTTAGATTAAAAGGCCCAGGCCCCAGGCTGGCCCCCTGCCTGCTGTCCCACTCCTTCATTCCATTTCTTGGAATGTGGCCATGCCTCCAGTGCCTCCATTCAACCCCCTCTAACTGATTCCTTCCATCCTCTGCGACCAGAGACGCCgcctgcctcctccccaccaccTCCAGAAGCTCCTGGCTGGGATGCACTGCCgtctcctcccactccccacaTTGCCATGCCTGGGCCACGCCcaccccacccactcacccacccccAGTGTCCGTTGTGTGACCTAGTGCACCATGTATTAGCTTCCatggcccccaccccagcccccaccacaccccctttccccaccccttccccctcgGCGACTTCACCTTTTTTTGCCGCGATAAACGCCATCTCAGCATCTGTGTCTAATGTTGTCTTTTTTGCTTGACATCACACACTCCTTCTTAACCcatccccttccttctccctcctccctgcaccTCCACCCTCATCCTAAATTCTTTCCCCCTTTCCCCCAGGGCTCTGGGCATTTAGGGGAAGAGGGTGGGGGGACCCCTGAGGATGGTCCCAGATGGggaagctggggagggaggaCTGTTCTCTCTGGACGGGGTGAGCATCCGGAGTAACTGTGATTGAAGAGAAGCAGGTGCTCAAGTTTAGCTtccagaggccgggcgcagtggctcacgcctgtaatcccagcactttgagaggccgaggcgggcagatcacctgagctcaggagttcgagaccagcctggccaacgtggtgaaacccagtctctactaaaatacaaaaagttagctaggcgtggtggcacgcgcctatagtcccagctacttgggaggctgaggcaggagaattgcttaaacctgggagacggaagttgcagtgagccgagatcacaccattgcactccagcttgggcaacaaagcaagactgtctcaaaaaaaaaaaaaaaaaaaaaaaatgtagcttccAGGGCCTCAGTGTCCAGTCAGGAgaaccaacaccaccaccaccacacacatatGCAGAGCCACAGTCCCACAAACAGGCTCTTGTCTTGGACTCACATCCCCACACACAGCCCTGCAAATACACAACGCCAGATAGAATCAGGATAGGCCAAGGTCGAGGTTTTCGAGTCAGGTGAGCTACGGATTTAGATCCCAGTGCTGCTATGTTACCCTCAGTCCTTTGCTCCTCTGAGCCTTCATGTCCCCATCTGTAACACggggattttttaaattgttatttctaCATCTTATGGCTTATGCTTGGATCAATACgctgttcactttttaaaaaatgattactgAAGACCTATGATGCAtaaggcactgttctaggtgctgaagataaagcaatgaacaaaacagacccaGGTATCTCTGGCTTTTTGGAGCATACAGTCTACTGGAATTGGGAAATTCTTCTTAACACAAAACCTGACACGTGGGACTAAAATGAATTCGGAGGTTGCAAACCATTGGCCAACAGGCAGGTGCGGTACCCATAATTTCATTTGACCTGAACAGTGTTTTGTGGAATTGTTGCCAGCATTTAAACATTGGGAGACTTTTGAAAACATGGGTTTCAAGACCCTCGAGAAATGCCATGTGATAGCTTTGATTGCAACTGCCACCTGCCCATAATGGGCTGGCCTGGGGCAGCCACTGCCACTCACCCGGGGCAGAGAGGCTTAGCCCCTTCCTGATCTGCACTGCTCATTTATGTCACATGCCTAGGCTCTGGACGTTTACAGCCGCtgagcaaatatttaaaatttactagcctggccgggtgtggtggctcacacctgtaatcccagcactttgggaggctgaggagggcggatcacttgaggtcaggagttcaagaccagccaacatggtgaaaccatttctttactaaaaatacaaaaattagctggacatggtggcaggtggctgtaatcccagctactcagaacactgaggcaggagaatcactggaacccgtgaagtggaggctgcagtgagccaagattgcaccactgcactccagcttgggcgacagagcgagactccgtctcaaaaaaaaaaaaaaaagaaaaaaaattagcctggctggatgcggtgcctcacacctgtaatcccagcactttgggaagccatggcaggagaatcacttgagccaggagaatcacttgagcccaggagtttgagactgtgtctcaaaaaaacttaagaattagccaggtgtgttggtacatgcctatagtcccagctactcgggaggctgaggcaggaggattgcttgagcctgagaggttgaggctgcagtgagctatgattgcaccactgcactccagcctgggcaacagagcaagaccctgtctcaaaaaacaaaaacaaaaaaaagataagtaattGCCTTACATGTTGGAGGTATCAGAGATGCAGCTTGGCAGACGACGACAGAGAAACAAGAGACCAAGCCCAAGAAGGCTGGGTGGGGTGAGGCCAGACGCCTGGATCCTGGTGTGACCCAAGGCACTTTCACTTCCTCTCCCTGGCTCCCAATCTCCACATCTGGAAAATGCCCTAGAAAGCTGTACTTGCTTTCTGGAATATTCCAGAAGGATTCTACATCTGACTCATCCCTTCAGTACCTGACATAGAGAAAACGCTCAGCGCGTGGTAGTCACCAGAGACCCCCTCCAGctgataaaaataacaataacaggaCTCCAGAAAAGGACACGCCCAACAGAGGGGGATGGAAGGAGAAGGGGGACTCAGGCTAGG is a window encoding:
- the NOVA2 gene encoding RNA-binding protein Nova-2 isoform X2, with product MTKPEVVNILQPQTTMNPDRAKQAKLIVPNSTAGLIIGKGGATVKAVMEQSGAWVQLSQKPEGINLQERVVTVSGEPEQVHKAVSAIVQKVQEDPQSSSCLNISYANVAGPVANSNPTGSPYASPADVLPAAAAASAAAASGLLGPAGLAGVGAFPAALPAFSGTDLLAISTALNTLASYGYNTNSLGLGLNSAAASGVLAAVAAGANPAAAAAANLLASYAGEAGAGPAGGAAPPPPPPPGALGSFALAAAANGYLGAGAGGGAGGGGGPLVAAAAAAGAAGGFLTAEKLAAESAKELVEIAVPENLVGAILGKGGKTLVEYQELTGARIQISKKGEFLPGTRNRRVTITGSPAATQAAQYLISQRVTYEQGVRASNPQKVG
- the NOVA2 gene encoding RNA-binding protein Nova-2 isoform X1; the protein is MRMMAAGAVHGLFTASAAPQPPPPPPPPPPQPQPPQQPSPPPQQPPPPPPQPPQQQQPPPQAPPMEPEAPDSRKRPLETPPEVVCTKRSNTGEEGEYFLKVLIPSYAAGSIIGKGGQTIVQLQKETGATIKLSKSKDFYPGTTERVCLVQGTAEALNAVHSFIAEKVREIPQAMTKPEVVNILQPQTTMNPDRAKQAKLIVPNSTAGLIIGKGGATVKAVMEQSGAWVQLSQKPEGINLQERVVTVSGEPEQVHKAVSAIVQKVQEDPQSSSCLNISYANVAGPVANSNPTGSPYASPADVLPAAAAASAAAASGLLGPAGLAGVGAFPAALPAFSGTDLLAISTALNTLASYGYNTNSLGLGLNSAAASGVLAAVAAGANPAAAAAANLLASYAGEAGAGPAGGAAPPPPPPPGALGSFALAAAANGYLGAGAGGGAGGGGGPLVAAAAAAGAAGGFLTAEKLAAESAKELVEIAVPENLVGAILGKGGKTLVEYQELTGARIQISKKGEFLPGTRNRRVTITGSPAATQAAQYLISQRVTYEQGVRASNPQKVG